The proteins below come from a single Vidua macroura isolate BioBank_ID:100142 chromosome 17, ASM2450914v1, whole genome shotgun sequence genomic window:
- the EDN3 gene encoding endothelin-3 — translation MELGLLFLFGLTITSTAGSALARPRSAVPTAGPGHRERDESGAAAAAGGRARADGGALRHRARRCTCYTYKDKECVYYCHLDIIWINTPERTVPYGLSNYRGSFRGKRSTGQTQSAPQSSLRCSCSDAHDKQCLQFCRRMQDRRRNHGSMKKTEEKDQCREEEHNFVQ, via the exons ATGGAGCTGGGTTTATTGTTCCTCTTTGGACTTACGATTACGTCGACTGCAG GGTCCGCGctggcccggccccgctccgcagTGCCGACGGCCGGCCCGGGACACCGCGAGCGCGACGAgagcggagcggcggcggccgcgggcggcAGGGCCAGGGCGGACGGCGGAGCGCTGCGGCACCGGGCCCGGCGCTGCACTTGCTACACCTACAAGGACAAGGAGTGCGTGTACTACTGCCACCTCGACATCATCTGGATCAACACCCCCGA GAGGACTGTGCCATATGGACTGTCTAACTACAGAGGCAGCTTCAGAGGCAAAAGGTCCACAGGCCAGACTCAGAGTGCTCCCCAGTCCTCACTGCGATGTTCCTGTTCGGACGCTCACGACAAGCAGTGTTTGCAGTTTTGCAGAAGAATGCAGGACAGAAGGAG AAATCATGGATCAATGAAAAAGACAGAGGAGAAAGACCAATGCAGGGAAGAGGAGCACAATTTTGTTCAGTAG